TAAAAACAGACACCTTATCTCATTCATAGTGATAAAAACCAACACTACTGACATATATCTTCATGTATTGTAACAGAGACTGAgtgttataataaaaacagaccTTGCTGATGACATAAATCAATTTGACAATGTTTCCCAATGTCTAATTCAGCCATGAGTTAGCGGGTTAGCTGCCGGCAGCTAGCTGTTAGCCTTCAGACGTCAACATCAACTTTGACCCCACCCAGACAGTGACGtcacattcttcttcttcttgttttatgGCGGTTGATCATCCAGCTGTTGGTACATTACTGCCACCACCTGCTCTGGAGGGTGAACCAGAAATTCCACTTACAATCTACTAATTATTCTTATAaattagagaaaataaataaataaataaatacaaaacaaacaaacaaacaaaaacaaaccctattatatatatatataatattctaTTTAAAAGCTCTGTATCCCTCAAAAAGCCTAACAATACCCCTACTGTCTAATTCTTCAATAATTAACAGAAGATCTAACATACTAATTGAATTTCCCctcggggataaataaagtaattttgaatttcaaatttgaatttgaacCCTTGCTCTCTCACTCATACTCTTGTGCACCTAATTCCCTAAATGTATTCCTCgtcacctctctctgtctctcatatCTCCTGCAGTTCATTTAACCACATTGCTCAACtgcaggagggtcaaactcatcttcattcaaggatatgatctgatgtgggccggtgcattaaaaagaaggaaggaaggaaagtttTCTGGTTTTACTTTCTCACTCCATTAATCAGTTTTCTAAAATTCATCTTGTCTTAATACACTTTCCTGTAGTCTTTATTTGAACTTAACTCGAAAAGAATTAAAGAATTGCAAAGTAATTTGCATATATGTATAAATTACctataaaacagtgatttgtCTTATacgttttttatttattctttttttatgtattccTAACATCTGTCCTAAAACACTTATTGCATTAATATTATCATTCTCATATAATTATTATCAAAATCTTTCCAGCTATTTTCGCTTTTGAGGtatactaaataaaataaagacaaattaaGGGTTCTTAattgaatataaatatttataaatattgttCAACTGTATGTTTCACTCCTAAAACCCCAATAAAAAGagttgcaaaaagaaaaaaagagtttataatgtgaataaaagttaaaacagtGGATTATTTACAACAATAAAAGGTGTTTTCAAAAGATTTTGGGACACAGGTAGCCAATAATAAGCTGTTATCTGCAGTagaaaaggacaaaagaaacaataaatactattagagtgtttttatttgtcaaacatcaaaaaagtgaaatatgtaCAGTGTTAACGTGTAATCCAAGTTTATTTACAGCTGAATGACATGCAGTAAAAACATATCTGCTCAGTGTGTTAATAACATCATATCCCGGTTATGCCTTCATTACACCTTTTATAAGCAGTTGATTCTGAGCAGGTTGGAtaagaaatcacaaaaaaaagaaacagaaacagaaagaagagacagaaaagagaaaaggataCTTCAGTTTGTGGATTCCTTCACTTAAATGCAGTTTCTTGATACATATAACCCGTAAACAAGGCGTTACAAAGAAATAATACAAAGATCTTCAttttccctaaaaaaaaaactgttagaaaaaagttatttaaaaaagagatttcTGTTAATTTGTCACTTTATATCAAGACGCTGCTTTAAAGTGCTTAAGTTGCCCACGATGCCAGCATGCGCATGTCGTCATCGTCTTCAACCCTTTTCTTGGtggctgtaaaaaaagaaaaagaaaaaggaaacatttaacaAATTAATGCTATTAAATTATTCTTACAGTTTTTAATCAGCAGCTAAGGATTCATTTCATAACTGAGGGCAATAATTAGGCTTTTATTATTTTCCCCATTAATGAGGactctctctcctttcatttcctgtcacttCTCCACAGTTGCTACCATAGacagtatataaaatggacgtaacatccgtgacgtcacccattggtttgtggactgctgatcggaggccaatagtttcggatctgagcagcgccatcttgaaaatttacGGTGCatgctgtgtaaaaaaaaaactgcttgttttaaaaaaacttatatgggcatcaggaggctGGCTGCTGGGATATTAAAGTCTTCAAGTTCAAGGCAAAAACAGGCAGAAaccaatttaatatttataaccacaaaaatgaaaataaaactcgACTTATCTTAGAGGCACGACTGAAATGTCTCTGGGTAACATTAGACTAAGATTGTACAATGTTGATCGTTTGGGtgtttaaacctttaaaaatccTTCTAATCTTTATGTATGTCTTTAtatgccatcttgaaaatttcaggtgcatgctgggaaaaacaaaaacacggattctacttatatgggcatcaggaggagcatgaggcgccctcctgaacctgtgaaccaatcaacctgtcaatcatgacatagccacgccctaatgcataccctgctttatcgtcaaatataaaatcagggagaccaaaatgtcccaaatgaacatcatactgcattgaagaaggctttaaactagcgattgagaccataaacacattttgaaaacgtttactgaggttagaaatcaagtgagaagttggtgaattctccattgacttgtatagagacggaagtccttttgacaccaaaacggtcgccccctggtggccttttgatagaatgcagttttaagttacttctgtgttggcatcatttcagaggaccggaactccccgcctggttgctACCAAATAAAAGGGATAAAATActccaaaataataaattaattaaagtatACTCTAAAATCAAAAAAAATTGTTTAGTTTTGGCTTCTTTTTGCAACCACAATGATCAGTCTAATTCATTTCTAAAACTCATATTTTGCTGATTAAATTGTGAAAAAGTGTTCTCGGTGTTGTACATACTTGCGCGCTGACTGGGCCTCGCTGACGGCAGTCTGGAGGAGGGAACACTGGGCAGACCTCCCATCCTCTTCATGttgtcctccagctcctcctgttCCAGCTCAGCCAGCTCGGCCAGAAGCTCATcctaacaaaacacaacaaaacaacacaggtGAGCAGAGATTAAGAGCTTTTAAACTCTGTGATGGCAGATgaatgaggagggagggagagagagagggagagagagagagagagagagagagagagaaagagaaagagagagggagagagaggaagagggagagaggaagagggagagagggagagaaagagagagagagagagaaagacagagagagaggaagagagagagagggagagaaagagggagagggaaagggagagagggagatggagagagagagaaagagagagtgagaaagagaggagagagaggaagagggagagggagagggagagaaagagggagagggagagagagagagagagagggagagggagagagagagagagagagggagacagggagagggagagggagagggagagggagagggagagggaaagggagagaagggagagggagagggagagagagagagggaagggagagggagagagaaagagagagagagagaatgtgatgAAAAGCTGGGTGAGATCTCGACCTCATCAAACGTCTCCCCGAAGGGTCCAGAGATGGCTTCACTGATCTCTCGAGCCACATCCTGCTGCTCTGTGATGTCCTGCATCAGATCGTCTATCTTATCAACGTccctgaaaaacagaaagagagaaaaaaaaagagagagagaaacttaAAGGTGACATATCATCAGCTTTTTATCAGTTTCTGCTACTTTTATATAGTTATAATGTTGGATTTTAGATGTTAGACGCGGCCGAAGttacaaaatatgaatgaaaatatgaaaatgtgtagAAATGAAATTAACTATGACAAAAAATGGAGGGGAAAAAGGTTTTAAGTATTTAAAACCAGAAGCcccttttttactttctttcacaaatattttgatcagtatttaattaaaaactattaaattgTGTAATAATAGgtgtaaatcttttttatttactcttatttgtatttatttgtctcttCATATTGTTGTTGCCCCTCTGTGATTCatgcactatttttttttttattgtgaaaatgtttaaaatgtgcaataatcagtttaaataaagatcaataaaaaggaaaaaaatatgtagAAATGATCCCTGAGAGTTCTGCAGGCTTGGTTGCTacggcggttgctaaggtggttgctaaggtttcCTGCTCTAACATTCCAAGTCAGATTtgggctcaaacatgtacagatgtgtttttagaAGTTGAAATCCTGCAACtacttttttattgttactGAAAGTTTGCAGTGGTGCTAAAAcagctgcataaaggaccagtagaagataaataagaaaggttttaacttaaaatcatgcaaagatattccagtagagagacaaagagaacgTTACAAAAAAAGCCTTTCTACCCACTTCAATACACCTGTACAATGCCTCACTTACATAAATGCACCCTGACTCTAACTACTTTACATGCACTTTTacctatgtatttattgtgccttcacgtgcacttttacctatgtatttattgtgcctttacgtgcacttttacctatgtatttattgtgccttCACGTGCACTTTTACCTGTGTATTTATTGAGCCTTTACGTGCACTTTTacctatgtatttattgtgcctttacgtgcacttttacctatgtatttattgtgccttcacatgcacttttacctatgtatttattgtgcctttacatGCACTTTTATCTATATACTCATTGCGCTTTTATACTGGGTTCTAGCAATGCTGAGGGTGGGAGGgtgagtttttgtgtttttatatatatgtttgtgccGTGTATTGCAGTATTGCTGcttggacattttaaatttcccctctgggattaataaagtaaaatctatctatctaaaatataaatatagaagaGGAAACTTCCATTTGTGTCTCAATCTAAAAGGATTTCACTTGAAGCAGCTTAAACGTTGATCATAATCTGATTGTATTTCCTGTTATCTGTTATATAAGAAAAGTATGAAGGTAAGATAAAGAAACTATTTGCTCTTTACTTtgtttcaaaatgaaacaatctgCATCTGTAAGGTCCAGACAGGAACACAAACACCACCAGTAGCTTTTAAAAGGAGGCGAACATGTCACGTTATCATCTCAGTTTAACTCTTATTTACTGTTGTTAGCTTCTCACATGTTCTCGTGGACTTTCTTCATGGCTTTAGCAGCGTATCCCATGTTCTTCAGCACCTCCGTGTTGGTGTGAGAGTTCTCCAGCGCTTCTCTCTGGAACTCGATGGTGGAGAGCGTGCCGTCGATCTGAGTCAGCTGCTGCTCCAGACGCTTCTTCCTCTTCAGCGCCTGCAGGGCAgctgatgaagaggaagaggaagagggagaggattGTGGACGTGAGAGTGATTATTTCAGATCTTACTGTATCAGTGTTTTTCTGACACGctgtcacatttttttgtgtgtgtgttcacaaaGAAAGGAATCCAGGTTCCTCCCATTACATAACAATGTAGGTGATTCAACAAGCgatacacatttgtgtatcagaactttgttttttcttctttcctctcccattaatcatctcaccgcccctcacatttatctgctgaccctttggaggggccccacccctaggttgggaaccactggactaaactagctaactgtatataaagtagtgtaaactagctccacctccagcagctacaacagtaacatgctgctctaacactgatgcttcactattaataatctaatgatgtcataataataataatatatcagtcagaggaccaaaccactacttttactgtaatactgcatactacatcactcataatactgcagtacttttactgtaatactgcatactacatcactcataatactgcagtacttttactgtaatactgcatactacatcgctcataatactgcagtacttttactgtaatactgcatactacatcactcataatactgcagtacttttactgtaataccgcatactacatcgctcataatactgcagtacttttactgtaatactttaaggCACTTAAGTGGGACTTTTACTTATAATGCAGTATTTTACATCtctgtattagtacttttaaGTGAGTAAGGTATCTGAAtacttctctctctgctttccttCACTTGTTATGAACCTGTtttacttgctgctgtaatcaaAGCTACAAACATCATCTCTGTCCTCATAAATCATCATACAGGAAAAAGTATATCTGCATCTCTGAGTTTACAGTCTGTcctgatataataataaatgtgattGTAACATTTGCCTCCCAGAGATAACACACTGTATGTaggttaaaggtgcagtgcgCAGAATAAAACATACCTCGCTTGTTTTTGGTCCCATTCTTCTTGGCTATCATGAGTTCTTGCTCTATCTTTTTCTCCAGGTAATCCTGTTTCTTTGTCAACatttcttctgtctctctgagTTTGTGGATGGCTTCCTGAGGTGAAGGAGCTCCTCGGGaccggtggtggtggtgtttggACCTGGAGGAAGCAGAAGAGGAGCTGGACGAACCTGAGCTCGAGCTGGAGCTCCCTTTGAATAATTTGgagattttactcattttttttgctgctttttttccttccagtAACTAAATCACACACGATCTCTCCTGCTTTGAAAGCTTTCTACAGGCGGGAGTGTTGGGAGTAGATTTTCCTGCTCGACGGCTTTCAACTTTTTCAATTCAAATCAGTGGAAGCACCTGTCACCACACCTGCGTGACGTAATGACACCTGAcaccctcctttcttcttcttctcttggtTTAGAGGCAGATTGCAAACCAGTTGAAGGTGCATGTCTCCACCTACTGTACAAGAGTGTGTAACATcatgtcatttatatatattatatatttatacaatatgtatttataaaataagagtaagtgtaattaaattaaagttactgatgaaaatgttgatgattataaaggaggtttATATCTGaaatcagacctttaagattttgctcattttttaatatttaacatggaaagaaagaaagaaagaaagaaagaaagaaagaaagaaagaaagaaagaaagaatagaagacaggaagggaagatggaaagaaagatggaaggaaggatggaagattttaagattttgctcaggagggttttttcctcattttttaatatttaacatgttactgaatacatatattgctgtttttaattctttgtaatcaatatttttatatatatttagtaaataaatcatgactttGGCTTATTaggagcacacatggacttaaatgaagtcacagtaccaattaaacccactttattcatcaaatatctttattttatattccaaaatctacatgaactaatgaatacattttcaaatgagagataaatgttgctttataagaaatgatctcccttataaatcatgtcagtatccatgaaacacagctggacttagattttggtgcttaatgggaacacttaccctaacagctggaaacattggttagagaattagaaaagtcatcaaatgtaataagttacattactttgatgaagtcattgaaatagttacattacttattacattttaaatagagtaactagtaatctgtaacctattatatttccaaagtaaccttaaCAACcctgttttatgtgtgttatCATGTTATATTGACAGCTGGTTAGATTAGGATAAATACATCTTTCCATGACGTCAGAttctaaacttttattttgacacatatatatttgtttcCTCGTTCTATTTTCTTGGGCGTCTTATTTTGGAAGACGTGGCCGGAAATACGTCACATCTTGTCAGCTGGTAAAGGAGGAAGAGCTAGCCGCCCAAAGTCATATAAAGACGTGAATAAGTTTAAAAACCTGTCTTTAAACTATTAAACACGCAGTATGGACACGAATAGACCTGCACACACTGAAGGTGAGTCTGAGGCTTTATTCTCTTCTTAATATTGAAGTTTAATTCtgagtttttaaacatttatggcAAATTTTAGGCGCATAAATAAGTTAGCGCGCTGCAGGCTAATTAAACACGTTTCACACGTAGCTGCAGAAATAGAAACATTACACGTGTTATTATAGGTTTATTACACTGTTATTAACTGTTTATTCACATGCATTATAAGCTATGTTAAATAAATGGTTTTACAATAAGTTAAATTGTATAACACAGTAGATAAAAGTTGATATTATGCCCAAAAactgataaataattaaataaatacgtgtttattcatctttttacaTCTTTATATAACTTTAATTCACTCTCTATATACACATGTATTATAAGCTATGTTAAATAAATGGTTTTCCAATAAGTTACATTAGTATAACTGCCTATAACTTACTGATTTACTACATAAAAGTTGATATTCTTCCCAAAACtgataaataagtaaatagATAAGTGGATATTAAGGatggttatatttaaaatcatcTTTATATAACTTTAATTCACTCTcaaaacatataacacataaTAAAAAGGCCAAATATGGACTATAAATGTACTATTTTTTGTCTTAGAAGTGTAAAGTTAACACTTAAATTGgtgtaaatatgaaataattgctgcaatttgtttctttaaaagcaataattaaagttaaatggtttcagtttctaaaatgtggatatttgctggttttctgCAGTAGATAAGTGGATATTTTGGGGGTTTAGGATGGTTTGTAGACATAAAAGTAGAGCTGgactcattaaaaaaactactaaattaatcaatacatgttttttaaatgtcatttttaagaagaaatatctgatttttctttgttttctgtttcttgaATGTGAATACTTCCTGGTTTCTTGTTACAGTgaattaaacatatttaggtCGAGACAAAATAAGACGTTTAGAGACCTAATTTTTAACCACAAATGCTCAACTTGGAAATTATAAAGAGGCTGTAtctctattttctgacattaaatAGACCAAACAGTACATTAAATTAAAGGTTAGTTGCTGTAATAAAGTGATGTATAAATTCTTTCCATATATTTCATCTCTGACTCCTTTCCCTCCACAGCTGGAGACTCCACCGCTGCAGACGAGGAGGCCAAAAAAGCCGCAGCAGCCGCCGCCGCCAAGCTCGCCAACCGCCTCCCGGAGCTCCGCCTGGTGGTGCTCGGCTGGCGTTGGCCCGGTAAGAGCCTCACGGGCAACACCATCATCGGCCGGGAGGAGTTCCGCCTGGAGCGAGCCGCCGAGTTCTGCGTGAAGCGGCAGACGGAGGTGCTGGAGCGGCAGGTGACGGTGGTGGACACACCCGGCTGGTTCTCCACCCAGGACACGCCTCCGTCCTACAAGGAGGAGCTGCTCAGAGGCGCCTCGCTCTGTCCTCCGGGCCCGCACGCCTTCCTCCTCGTCATCCCCGTCGGCATGTTCACCGAGGTGGACCGGGCCCGCATCGAGGAGCACGTGAGCCTGTTCGGGGAGCGCGTGTGGAGGCAGACGATCGTGGTGTTCACGTGGGCGGAGGTGCTGAGGAACATTTCCATCGAGAGGTACATCCGCAGGGAGGGGAAGGACCTGAAGTGGGTTCTGGAGAAATGCAAACGGAGGTACTTCGTCATCAATAACTGCATATTCGGGGAGCATCCGCAGGTAGGACGCTTACTGGAGAAGGTGGAGAAGCTGGTGGCGGAGGAAGGAGGGATCTACAACccggaggaggtggaggagaagaagaagaaggaagaagaggaggtgaaggagaaggaggagaagaaaccGCTGGATGAGAACCAGAATCCAGCCAGAGAGGGGCGAGAGCTCGGAGCGAGACCCAAACAGAACTCGGGGCTCAACCTGTCCAAAGCCATGGAGGTGGAGTCGCTTTCCAGTGAGTCACGCTTTTATTGTAACTCTcacaaaaacaggaagttaGTGAGACtctgtgttttagttttttattatattagtttGTTGCTTCATCGAACTGAAGATACTAAAAGCTTTGCAATCCACACATTTCCTCATTCCTTACGACACAAGACACAATAACAACCGCACCCtaaaaacccaacaacacaAAGCTCCTCAGTTACACTATAAACCTAAATTAAGtccttttaaatactttttatttttgctgtattttcCTAATATAAGATTAAAAGTGACCAATAATTATAGAAAGTATTAGCATAGTGTTTCAGTTCAAATGTCTTGAGAAAATAAGATATtaagtaatataatataagataaAAACTGACTAAGAATCATAGAAAGTCTTGAAGTATCAACAAagtgtttcagtttttgttttttaatcataacaTCTTGAAAAATTAAGAtattaaatctttaaataaataaataaaaagttgcaGAAGTCTCGCCTTTGCAACACAACTTAATATTTAAAGTCTAATTTCTGATTTGGTGCTGAATTCAATATAAAATGAACAAGGATTGAActgaatttctgtttttttattagtattttacctttttaaaaccaaCGCAGTCCATTTATATCCTCATTCCTTACAAACCAgcattaaacaaacatttaaaaaaaaccaataaacaacaataaacaaatctttaattatatataatgaACCAAAATTAAGTCCAAATACAAGATAAATCATCATGTATCAGTTTCTTGTTATCCAATGATGAGAGATAACAAAGATATTTAatcaagaaataaataaataaaaagttgaaaCAGTCAACTGAATACTTTTTGAAGAAGAAGAGCTTATAAACTAACAATAAGTACTTTTAATCTATCTTATTTCTGACTTGGTTTAGAATTTAATTGGATTTCAGTGTCTTGCTTTAATTTTGTGAAGTTATAAAATGATTCCTCcccaaaaaaagtgtttaatttcTTCAATCTGCCTGCTTTAAAATAGTATTTAGGAGTGAATTTAAAATGAGCTTCTTAATGGTATTATGTGTAGTTGAGAAATGAACCTTACTATAAATATTAAACCACATATGATCATTAAAGGAGgatgtgtttgttatttaaaGACTTAATTATCTTTAGACTTAGACTTCCTGGACAGCAGATCTCTTCCTTGTTTGTTTAAACTCTCTCGTTGTGTTTGGTGCTTTACTGTTTAAACAGGAAAATGAGTCACATtaaggaagtgaagaagaagtTTAATGTGGAGTTTCCTTCATGTTATCACGACTCAGTAACAGGATGGTATTAAgtctgtgtgtccatgtgttttagtcatttacatgttttaaatgaagtcattattagtataagtccacttaaatacactgtaggtgataaaatatgtaatatttatcattctactgtggttacttctttttcttcctttcctcctcttcctacttcttgtttgttctttccttctttcactctttctttctttctttctctctctctctttctttctttctttctttccttctttctctctttccttccttcctttctttccttctttgtctctttctttccttctttccttt
Above is a window of Scomber scombrus chromosome 20, fScoSco1.1, whole genome shotgun sequence DNA encoding:
- the chmp4c gene encoding charged multivesicular body protein 4c isoform X2, translating into MSKISKLFKGSSSSSSGSSSSSSASSRSKHHHHRSRGAPSPQEAIHKLRETEEMLTKKQDYLEKKIEQELMIAKKNGTKNKRAALQALKRKKRLEQQLTQIDGTLSTIEFQREALENSHTNTEVLKNMGYAAKAMKKVHENMDVDKIDDLMQDITEQQDVAREISEAISGPFGETFDEDELLAELAELEQEELEDNMKRMGGLPSVPSSRLPSARPSQPTKKRVEDDDDMRMLASWAT
- the LOC134002483 gene encoding GTPase IMAP family member 4 yields the protein MDTNRPAHTEAGDSTAADEEAKKAAAAAAAKLANRLPELRLVVLGWRWPGKSLTGNTIIGREEFRLERAAEFCVKRQTEVLERQVTVVDTPGWFSTQDTPPSYKEELLRGASLCPPGPHAFLLVIPVGMFTEVDRARIEEHVSLFGERVWRQTIVVFTWAEVLRNISIERYIRREGKDLKWVLEKCKRRYFVINNCIFGEHPQVGRLLEKVEKLVAEEGGIYNPEEVEEKKKKEEEEVKEKEEKKPLDENQNPAREGRELGARPKQNSGLNLSKAMEVESLSN
- the chmp4c gene encoding charged multivesicular body protein 4c isoform X1 — its product is MSKISKLFKGSSSSSSGSSSSSSASSRSKHHHHRSRGAPSPQEAIHKLRETEEMLTKKQDYLEKKIEQELMIAKKNGTKNKRAALQALKRKKRLEQQLTQIDGTLSTIEFQREALENSHTNTEVLKNMGYAAKAMKKVHENMDVDKIDDLMQDITEQQDVAREISEAISGPFGETFDEDELLAELAELEQEELEDNMKRMGGLPSVPSSRLPSARPSQRATTKKRVEDDDDMRMLASWAT